A single window of Chitinophaga sp. XS-30 DNA harbors:
- a CDS encoding YeeE/YedE family protein: protein MLEALFQPWPWYVAGGLIGLIVPALLLLGNKHFGISANLRHACAACFPGNIKFFQYDWRKEIWNFFFVGGILAGAVIAATFLADPLPVQVDPRLAQELAGYGITDYSNMVPQQLVSWEALFSARGLVMMVLGGFLVGFGSRYAGGCTSGHAIMGLSDLQLPSLIATCCFMAGGFIMANLILPYIMQL from the coding sequence ATGCTGGAAGCACTTTTCCAACCCTGGCCCTGGTATGTGGCAGGCGGACTGATCGGGTTGATCGTACCGGCCCTGTTGCTGCTGGGCAATAAACATTTCGGCATCTCCGCCAACCTGCGGCATGCCTGCGCTGCCTGCTTTCCGGGCAACATCAAATTTTTTCAGTACGACTGGAGAAAGGAGATATGGAATTTCTTTTTCGTGGGCGGCATCCTCGCCGGAGCTGTCATTGCTGCCACTTTTCTGGCCGATCCGCTTCCGGTGCAGGTAGATCCGCGTCTCGCGCAAGAGCTGGCGGGGTATGGCATTACGGACTACAGCAACATGGTGCCGCAGCAGCTTGTTTCCTGGGAAGCGCTGTTCAGTGCAAGGGGACTGGTCATGATGGTGCTCGGCGGGTTTCTGGTGGGTTTCGGCTCCCGGTATGCCGGAGGCTGTACCAGCGGCCATGCTATAATGGGCCTCAGCGATCTGCAGCTGCCATCGCTGATCGCAACCTGTTGCTTTATGGCAGGCGGGTTCATCATGGCAAACCTGATCCTCCCTTACATCATGCAATTATAA
- a CDS encoding Crp/Fnr family transcriptional regulator — protein sequence MNIKAHFPAFETGLVSELEEKADLISVPAGEPLLKTGQNIRSTMLITKGLVKVYREDEEGNEFFMYYLNPGDACALSMICATKQETSGIMAKAVMDTEVIKIPLQYMDEWMTRYKTWYYFVLETYRSRFEELLTTIDHIAFRNMDERLVFYLKRHQKSLNSNIIPLAFTEIAQELNSSREVISRLMKKLSDKGMVKLHRSHIEIIDLN from the coding sequence ATGAACATCAAAGCACATTTCCCGGCATTCGAAACAGGGCTCGTCAGCGAGCTGGAAGAAAAAGCGGACCTTATCAGCGTGCCCGCAGGTGAGCCCCTGCTTAAAACAGGGCAGAACATCCGTTCCACCATGCTTATCACCAAAGGATTGGTAAAAGTGTATCGTGAGGATGAGGAAGGCAACGAGTTCTTCATGTATTACCTGAACCCGGGCGATGCCTGCGCCCTGTCCATGATCTGCGCCACAAAGCAGGAAACCAGCGGCATCATGGCAAAAGCGGTGATGGATACGGAAGTCATCAAAATACCACTCCAGTACATGGATGAATGGATGACCCGCTATAAAACCTGGTACTACTTTGTGCTGGAAACCTACCGCAGCCGGTTTGAAGAACTGCTTACCACAATCGATCATATCGCTTTCCGAAATATGGATGAGCGCCTGGTGTTCTATCTGAAAAGGCATCAGAAAAGCCTCAACAGCAACATTATTCCCCTCGCCTTCACGGAGATCGCGCAGGAGCTGAACTCCTCCCGCGAGGTGATCTCCCGCCTGATGAAAAAACTGTCTGACAAAGGCATGGTAAAGCTGCACCGCTCTCATATCGAGATCATTGATCTGAATTAA
- a CDS encoding sulfite exporter TauE/SafE family protein, with protein sequence MEIAGYIASLIIGVSLGLIGGGGSILTVPVLVYLFHVEPVIATAYSLFIVGATSLVGTFPKYKLGEVNLKTALIFGIPSIAAVYATRAFVVPAIPQELFSIGSLVVTRSLLMMVLFAVLMVFASISMIRNKPENEETVSSPQKFNYPLILLEGTIVGTLTGLVGAGGGFLIIPALVLLSKLPMKQAVGTSLLIIAAKSLIGFTGDPGKDLMDWKLLVIVTALAVLGIFLGNKLGKKVPADRLKKGFGWFVLVMGLYILVKELVFPGTGGGH encoded by the coding sequence ATGGAAATCGCAGGATATATTGCATCACTGATTATAGGCGTTTCACTTGGACTGATCGGCGGAGGCGGCTCTATCCTTACCGTTCCCGTTCTGGTCTATCTCTTTCATGTGGAACCGGTGATCGCTACTGCCTATTCCCTGTTCATCGTTGGCGCTACCAGCCTGGTAGGCACTTTCCCCAAATACAAACTGGGTGAGGTAAACCTGAAGACAGCGCTGATATTCGGCATCCCTTCCATCGCCGCCGTTTATGCCACCAGAGCATTCGTTGTTCCGGCCATTCCGCAGGAGCTTTTCAGCATCGGATCACTTGTTGTCACCAGGTCACTCCTGATGATGGTCCTTTTTGCCGTGCTGATGGTCTTTGCTTCCATCTCCATGATCCGCAACAAACCGGAAAATGAGGAAACCGTATCATCCCCGCAAAAATTCAACTACCCGCTGATACTGCTGGAAGGAACGATCGTAGGCACCCTCACCGGTCTCGTTGGCGCCGGGGGCGGATTCCTGATCATTCCGGCGCTCGTGCTGCTGAGCAAGCTGCCCATGAAACAGGCTGTAGGCACTTCATTACTGATCATTGCCGCCAAATCACTGATCGGTTTCACCGGCGATCCGGGCAAAGACCTGATGGACTGGAAACTGCTGGTGATCGTCACCGCGCTGGCGGTACTGGGAATCTTTCTTGGCAATAAGCTCGGCAAAAAAGTGCCGGCAGACCGGCTGAAGAAAGGGTTCGGCTGGTTCGTGCTGGTCATGGGACTGTATATCCTGGTAAAAGAACTCGTTTTCCCCGGAACAGGCGGCGGCCATTGA
- a CDS encoding DUF6691 family protein has product MSVIKEDVISNNTTDYEVRSLDTVCINDSVRQHPWWYNFKYLAVGVLFGIVFVKAEIISWFRIQEMFRMQSFHMYGVIGTAIAVGALSVFLIKKFRIKTIHGETIAFTPKKFNKGQIIGGLIFGLGWALTGACPGPLFAQIGTGATVVAVVVASAIAGTWTYGYFREKLPH; this is encoded by the coding sequence ATGTCAGTTATAAAAGAAGATGTCATCAGCAACAATACCACGGACTACGAAGTGCGTTCCCTGGATACCGTATGTATCAACGATTCCGTCCGCCAGCATCCCTGGTGGTACAATTTCAAATACCTGGCGGTGGGCGTACTGTTCGGCATCGTATTCGTTAAAGCGGAGATCATCTCCTGGTTCCGTATCCAGGAAATGTTCAGGATGCAAAGCTTTCATATGTACGGGGTCATTGGCACGGCCATTGCGGTGGGCGCGCTTTCCGTATTCCTGATCAAAAAATTCAGGATCAAAACCATTCACGGGGAAACGATCGCCTTCACGCCCAAGAAATTCAATAAGGGCCAGATCATCGGCGGGTTGATATTCGGCCTGGGATGGGCGCTGACCGGCGCCTGCCCGGGGCCGCTGTTCGCGCAGATCGGTACCGGCGCTACCGTGGTGGCGGTTGTAGTAGCAAGCGCCATTGCCGGTACATGGACGTACGGGTATTTCCGGGAAAAGCTCCCGCACTGA
- a CDS encoding rhodanese-like domain-containing protein, with product MKIEQIYTGCLAQGAYYIESAGEAVIIDPLREVEPYLQKAEKNGAKIKYVLETHFHADFVSGHLDLSKKTGAPIVYGPNAQPSFDFYSAKDGEELTVGNVTIKVLHTPGHTMESTSYLLRDEKGNDAALFSGDTLFIGDVGRPDLAQKVKAELTQDMLAGHLYDSLRNKIMPLADDIIVYPAHGAGSACGKNMSKETSDTLGHQKKTNYALRPDMTKEEFIREVTTGLVAPPAYFPLNVMMNIQGYDSIDKVLERGHHALSPAAFETAANETGALILDTRDPQTFAKSFIPNSINIGIDGNFAPWVGTLIPDIRQQLLLVTDEGREDEVIVRLARVGYDHTIGYLKGGFPAWEKAGLETDAIPTITADELAAKMEQGPVAILDVRKKSEYLSEHVIDAENAPLDFINESSAGLDKEKTWYVHCAGGYRSMIFNSILRARGYHHLIDVKGGFKAIKESGKFKVTDYVCPTTLL from the coding sequence ATGAAAATAGAACAAATTTATACCGGTTGTCTCGCTCAGGGCGCCTACTATATTGAAAGCGCCGGAGAAGCCGTGATCATCGATCCACTGCGTGAGGTGGAACCTTATCTGCAGAAGGCGGAAAAGAACGGCGCAAAGATCAAATATGTGCTGGAAACGCATTTTCATGCAGACTTCGTTTCCGGTCATCTCGATCTCTCGAAGAAAACCGGTGCGCCCATCGTGTACGGGCCTAACGCACAGCCTTCCTTTGACTTCTATTCCGCCAAAGACGGGGAAGAACTGACGGTCGGCAATGTGACCATCAAAGTATTGCATACACCCGGCCATACCATGGAAAGCACCAGCTATCTGCTGCGGGATGAGAAAGGTAACGACGCGGCCTTGTTCAGTGGAGATACCCTGTTCATCGGCGATGTAGGCCGCCCGGACCTGGCGCAGAAAGTAAAGGCTGAGCTGACGCAGGATATGCTCGCCGGCCATCTCTACGATTCGCTGCGCAACAAGATCATGCCCCTGGCGGACGATATTATCGTGTACCCGGCACATGGCGCAGGAAGCGCCTGCGGCAAGAACATGAGCAAAGAAACATCAGACACGCTGGGCCATCAGAAAAAGACCAATTACGCGCTGCGCCCGGATATGACCAAAGAAGAGTTCATCCGGGAGGTGACCACCGGCCTGGTAGCGCCGCCTGCCTACTTCCCGCTGAATGTCATGATGAACATACAGGGATACGACAGCATAGACAAAGTGCTGGAAAGAGGTCATCATGCTCTCTCCCCCGCTGCTTTTGAAACAGCGGCCAATGAAACGGGCGCATTGATACTCGATACCCGCGATCCGCAGACCTTCGCCAAAAGCTTCATCCCCAATTCCATCAATATCGGGATAGACGGCAACTTCGCGCCCTGGGTAGGCACCCTGATCCCTGACATCCGGCAGCAGCTCCTGCTCGTTACGGACGAAGGCCGCGAGGATGAAGTGATCGTAAGACTGGCCCGGGTGGGATACGACCATACCATCGGGTACCTCAAAGGAGGCTTCCCCGCATGGGAAAAAGCCGGACTCGAAACCGATGCCATCCCTACCATCACCGCGGACGAACTGGCGGCAAAAATGGAACAGGGACCTGTGGCGATCCTGGACGTGCGGAAGAAAAGCGAATACCTGAGCGAACATGTCATCGATGCGGAAAACGCACCGCTGGATTTCATCAACGAAAGCTCCGCGGGGCTGGACAAGGAAAAGACGTGGTATGTGCATTGCGCGGGAGGTTACCGCTCCATGATCTTCAATTCCATCCTGCGTGCCAGGGGCTATCATCACCTTATTGATGTGAAAGGCGGTTTCAAAGCCATAAAAGAAAGCGGGAAGTTCAAGGTAACGGACTACGTCTGCCCCACTACTTTACTCTAA
- a CDS encoding App1 family protein, translating into MAYPTVKVYHGYGRDGQLQVFGHVFSLAPRPRRTYNRNVLRNMWALIRLFVVRPKADAAVHLVWQGERIDAVTAKDGFFHFQWAPQQPTDAGWHTVTVAHTEKGEILAEGEGSVYIPYRTQYGCISDIDDTFLVSHSSRLLKRLYLLFTRNARTRRPFEGVALHYSLLGTAGTTEDVPNPFFYVSSSEWNLYNYIREFSRTYGLPEGVYLLSQVKRVTQLLATGQGKHATKFTRISRILENYPSTRFVLLGDDTQQDPAIYLAIARHFPERVLCVYLRQVRKTPAAGVQAVVAAIRELGVECCYFRHSEEAIAHSRETGLIAG; encoded by the coding sequence ATGGCATATCCGACGGTGAAAGTGTATCACGGTTATGGCCGTGACGGGCAGTTGCAGGTCTTCGGGCATGTATTTTCGCTGGCTCCCCGTCCGCGGCGCACCTATAACAGGAATGTGCTGCGGAACATGTGGGCGCTCATCCGTTTGTTCGTGGTAAGGCCGAAGGCTGATGCGGCCGTTCATCTGGTATGGCAGGGAGAGCGCATTGATGCGGTAACGGCAAAGGACGGGTTCTTTCATTTCCAATGGGCGCCGCAGCAACCTACCGATGCCGGCTGGCATACCGTAACCGTTGCCCATACGGAGAAGGGGGAGATCCTGGCCGAGGGGGAGGGAAGCGTCTACATCCCCTACCGCACGCAATATGGCTGCATTTCCGATATTGACGATACTTTTCTCGTATCGCATTCATCCCGGCTGCTGAAGCGGCTGTACCTGCTTTTTACCCGTAACGCACGCACCCGCCGCCCTTTTGAAGGCGTTGCGCTGCACTATTCGCTGCTCGGTACGGCAGGCACTACCGAAGATGTGCCGAATCCTTTCTTTTATGTATCCAGCAGTGAATGGAACCTGTATAATTATATCCGCGAGTTCTCCCGTACCTATGGGCTGCCGGAAGGGGTGTACCTGCTGAGCCAGGTGAAACGCGTTACGCAATTGCTGGCAACGGGACAGGGGAAGCATGCCACGAAATTTACCCGTATCAGCCGGATACTGGAAAACTACCCTTCCACACGCTTTGTATTGCTTGGCGATGATACGCAGCAGGACCCTGCTATTTACCTGGCCATTGCCCGGCATTTCCCCGAGCGGGTATTATGCGTGTATCTCCGGCAGGTGCGCAAAACCCCGGCCGCCGGTGTGCAGGCGGTGGTGGCGGCCATCAGGGAACTGGGTGTGGAGTGCTGTTATTTCCGGCATAGTGAGGAAGCCATTGCGCATTCCAGGGAAACGGGGCTGATCGCCGGGTAG
- a CDS encoding uracil-DNA glycosylase family protein has protein sequence MDKLLSEIRNCTVCRNFLPNAPRPIIQASTASKIVIIGQAPGQKVQNSGIPWDDASGNNLRDWLGVDKKMFYDEKLFALVPMGFCFPGTGKSGDLPPRPECAAMWHHPVLSSMKRVRLTLLIGQYAQHFYLKNAAKSTLTATVKNYSEYLPNYLPLPHPSPRNNIWQKKNSWFMESLIQVLQENVRLALGNNE, from the coding sequence ATGGACAAATTGCTTTCAGAAATCAGGAACTGTACTGTTTGCCGGAATTTTTTACCCAATGCCCCAAGGCCAATAATTCAGGCAAGCACGGCTTCGAAAATTGTTATTATAGGCCAAGCACCCGGGCAGAAAGTACAAAACAGCGGAATCCCCTGGGATGATGCAAGCGGAAACAATTTAAGGGACTGGCTGGGCGTGGATAAAAAAATGTTCTACGATGAAAAACTATTTGCCCTTGTACCTATGGGTTTCTGTTTTCCGGGCACCGGAAAATCAGGCGACCTGCCTCCAAGACCGGAATGTGCTGCAATGTGGCATCACCCGGTTTTATCCTCGATGAAAAGAGTTAGGCTCACGCTTTTAATAGGGCAATATGCACAGCATTTTTATTTAAAAAATGCGGCTAAAAGCACATTAACAGCAACTGTAAAAAATTACAGCGAATATCTGCCAAACTATCTTCCATTACCGCACCCCTCCCCTCGTAATAACATTTGGCAGAAGAAAAACAGTTGGTTTATGGAAAGTCTGATACAGGTGCTGCAAGAAAATGTGAGGCTGGCCCTTGGCAATAATGAATAA
- a CDS encoding YidH family protein produces MDTRKDTHKTPSGKATDHLANERTFLAWIRTAIAIMAFGFVVVKFSLFIRQLAYAFSDKAIPLPQHSYSGIIGVFLVSLGGVISLLSFMRYKKIERNLNEDVFYPSSRLIILLTLFILLGAVLLVWYLLWSL; encoded by the coding sequence ATGGATACCCGCAAAGATACCCATAAAACACCAAGCGGAAAGGCAACCGACCATCTTGCCAATGAACGCACCTTCCTGGCATGGATCAGAACAGCGATCGCCATTATGGCCTTCGGGTTTGTGGTGGTCAAGTTTTCGCTTTTTATCCGGCAGCTGGCCTATGCCTTTTCGGACAAGGCCATTCCGCTGCCGCAGCATAGCTACTCGGGGATCATCGGGGTGTTCCTGGTATCGCTGGGTGGGGTCATATCCTTATTGTCTTTCATGCGGTACAAGAAGATAGAGCGGAATCTGAATGAGGATGTGTTCTATCCTTCATCGCGACTGATCATCCTGCTGACGCTGTTCATCCTGCTCGGGGCGGTGCTGCTGGTATGGTATCTCTTGTGGAGCCTCTAG
- a CDS encoding rhodanese-like domain-containing protein, producing MLKIFNVFFSGPKADVKELVKEGAMIIDVRTPAEFREGHIKGSLNIPLDSIRSKIPQLKKEGKKIITVCRSGNRSAMAKSLLSGSGITATNGGAWQELQHRLS from the coding sequence ATGTTAAAAATATTCAATGTGTTCTTTTCCGGCCCAAAGGCGGATGTAAAAGAACTGGTAAAAGAAGGTGCAATGATCATAGACGTCAGAACGCCGGCGGAATTCAGGGAAGGCCATATCAAAGGCTCCCTGAATATTCCGCTGGACAGTATCCGGTCAAAGATACCGCAGCTGAAAAAAGAAGGTAAAAAGATCATCACCGTATGCAGAAGCGGCAACCGCAGCGCCATGGCTAAATCCCTGCTCTCCGGCAGCGGCATTACCGCAACCAATGGCGGCGCCTGGCAGGAACTGCAACACCGGCTGTCATGA
- a CDS encoding Crp/Fnr family transcriptional regulator, which produces MSKHQLINYVQNFVSLSDDEAQHFVSGFEEVRVKKRQFIVQPNFINKHRSFVLKGAFRSYTVTNDGQEHTLQFAIENWWISDFNSYIYQHPATLFIIALEDSTILQIEYSKEQELKKASHKFETFFRIMAEKGLAFEHRRILFNLTHAAEARYENFLLNFPNFVQRVPQYALASYLGMTTEFLSRIKNKRARKKS; this is translated from the coding sequence ATGAGCAAACACCAATTAATAAACTATGTACAAAACTTCGTTTCGCTGAGCGATGATGAAGCGCAACATTTTGTATCCGGCTTTGAAGAAGTCAGAGTAAAAAAAAGGCAATTCATTGTTCAACCCAATTTTATAAACAAACACCGGTCATTTGTACTGAAAGGGGCCTTCAGATCCTATACCGTAACAAATGACGGACAGGAACATACCCTTCAATTTGCCATAGAAAACTGGTGGATATCGGATTTCAATAGTTACATATACCAACATCCTGCAACCCTTTTTATTATTGCGCTGGAAGACAGTACCATCCTGCAAATTGAATACAGCAAAGAACAAGAACTAAAAAAAGCTAGCCATAAATTTGAGACTTTCTTCAGAATAATGGCTGAAAAAGGACTTGCCTTTGAACACCGAAGAATCCTGTTTAATCTGACACACGCTGCCGAAGCGCGCTACGAGAACTTTTTATTGAACTTTCCCAACTTCGTTCAGCGTGTGCCTCAATACGCTTTAGCTTCCTACCTTGGAATGACAACAGAATTTTTATCCCGGATCAAAAACAAGAGAGCCCGAAAGAAAAGTTGA
- a CDS encoding diacylglycerol kinase family protein, producing MEHQKKLILFVINPSSGQRKKTAPQEVIQLFFRDKPAFEPVLMELGNRQTDEKKLRTYIREGKLYGMVAVGGDGTVKMLAEHLMGSDIPLGILPAGSANGMAKDLGLPEDWNAALEVITSGNTRRIDAISINGRELSIHLSDIGLNALLVKHFELSGMRGKLGYARVVMKTLYSRQLIRVEIDNGAEVVNREAFMIVLANARMYGTGACINPDGDLSDGVFEVVLVKRLSVTELLKMMFRHRPFNPEKTEIIRARKVKIETARKMEFQIDGEYMGRVTSVQAEMLPGVLTLFT from the coding sequence ATGGAACATCAAAAGAAATTAATACTTTTTGTGATCAATCCTTCTTCCGGGCAACGGAAAAAAACTGCACCGCAAGAAGTGATCCAACTTTTCTTCCGGGATAAGCCGGCATTTGAACCGGTACTGATGGAACTGGGCAACCGGCAGACGGATGAGAAGAAGTTACGGACATATATCCGCGAAGGCAAATTATATGGCATGGTGGCTGTGGGGGGTGACGGTACGGTGAAAATGCTGGCGGAACACCTCATGGGATCAGATATTCCGCTGGGAATATTGCCGGCCGGCTCCGCCAACGGCATGGCAAAGGACCTGGGCCTGCCGGAGGACTGGAACGCCGCGCTGGAAGTCATCACATCGGGCAATACCCGCCGCATCGATGCCATCAGCATCAATGGCCGCGAACTATCCATTCACCTGAGCGACATCGGGCTGAACGCCCTGCTGGTAAAACATTTTGAATTGTCCGGCATGCGCGGCAAACTGGGTTACGCCCGCGTAGTCATGAAAACACTGTACTCCCGGCAACTGATACGCGTGGAAATAGACAACGGGGCGGAAGTGGTGAACCGCGAAGCATTCATGATCGTACTCGCTAACGCCAGGATGTACGGCACGGGCGCCTGCATCAATCCGGATGGCGACCTGAGCGACGGGGTGTTTGAAGTGGTGCTGGTCAAAAGGTTATCCGTAACGGAACTCCTGAAAATGATGTTCCGGCACCGCCCATTCAATCCAGAAAAAACAGAGATCATCCGCGCGCGGAAAGTGAAGATCGAAACCGCCCGGAAAATGGAATTCCAGATAGACGGGGAATACATGGGGAGAGTCACCAGCGTACAGGCCGAAATGCTGCCGGGCGTGCTCACCCTGTTCACATAA
- a CDS encoding FAD/NAD(P)-binding oxidoreductase, translating into MPVQHKIIIVGGGNAGLSVAARLLRKDSKLDVAVIEPSDKHYYQPAWTLVGSGIFDIRKTMRREGDVMPAGAQWIKDKVAAFLPEEHAIVFASGEKMYYEYLVVAPGIQLNWNDVKGLKESLGTNGVCSNYSYDTAPYTFESIRNFKGGRAIFHNPHTPVKCGGAPHKIMYMAADYFRRHGLLKKADIQYWSGGTRLFGVPEYEKTLLEVCRRADIHLHFQQQLVEIDGPGKRAKFTGMGEHQNEETWVDFDMIHVTPPQSAPDFVKQSPLANAAGWVDVDRFTLQHVKYPDIFSLGDAASLPTSKTGAAIRKQAPVLVENLLRHMRHQPLSARYNGYTSCPVVTGYGKLVLAEFDYDNHRVETFPFDQSRERWSMFLLKRYVLPWMYWARILTGKA; encoded by the coding sequence ATGCCAGTTCAACATAAGATCATTATCGTGGGCGGTGGCAATGCCGGCCTGTCGGTAGCCGCGCGGTTGCTGCGGAAAGACAGCAAACTGGATGTTGCGGTGATAGAGCCATCGGACAAACATTACTATCAACCGGCCTGGACGCTCGTGGGCAGCGGTATTTTCGATATCCGCAAAACCATGCGGCGGGAAGGCGATGTGATGCCTGCCGGCGCACAATGGATCAAGGACAAGGTGGCGGCATTCCTGCCGGAGGAGCATGCCATCGTATTTGCATCCGGAGAAAAGATGTATTACGAATACCTGGTGGTGGCGCCGGGGATACAGCTCAACTGGAACGATGTCAAAGGGCTCAAGGAATCACTGGGAACGAATGGCGTATGCTCGAATTACAGCTACGATACTGCACCATATACTTTTGAAAGCATCCGCAATTTCAAGGGAGGCCGGGCGATCTTCCACAACCCGCATACCCCGGTAAAATGCGGCGGCGCTCCGCACAAGATCATGTACATGGCGGCGGATTATTTCCGGCGGCATGGCCTGCTGAAAAAGGCAGATATCCAGTATTGGAGCGGCGGAACCCGGCTTTTCGGGGTGCCGGAATATGAAAAGACCCTGCTGGAAGTATGCCGCCGGGCGGATATTCACCTGCATTTTCAGCAACAACTTGTGGAGATAGACGGGCCGGGCAAACGTGCGAAATTTACGGGAATGGGGGAACACCAAAATGAGGAGACCTGGGTGGATTTTGATATGATACATGTTACACCGCCGCAAAGCGCGCCTGATTTTGTGAAACAAAGCCCGCTTGCGAATGCGGCGGGATGGGTGGATGTGGACAGGTTTACCCTGCAGCATGTGAAGTACCCGGATATATTCTCGCTGGGAGACGCTGCCAGCCTGCCCACCAGCAAGACCGGCGCGGCCATCCGCAAACAGGCGCCCGTACTGGTGGAAAACCTGCTCCGCCATATGCGGCATCAGCCGCTGTCTGCCAGGTATAACGGTTATACCAGCTGCCCGGTAGTGACGGGTTACGGGAAACTGGTGCTGGCGGAGTTTGACTATGACAACCACCGGGTGGAGACCTTTCCTTTTGATCAAAGCCGGGAAAGATGGAGCATGTTCCTGCTGAAAAGATATGTGCTGCCCTGGATGTACTGGGCCAGAATATTGACCGGCAAGGCATAA
- a CDS encoding rhodanese-like domain-containing protein, which translates to MEIKQFYDEALSHASYAVWEGKEMVLIDPSRDPLPYYRHAEACGAEITHVLETHPHADFVSCHLQVHKEKGATILINPMVEPDYPFSPFSDGDELKLGKSTIKALHTPGHSPDSNSYLLLDAAGKSVALFTGDFLFINDVGRPDLREGAGRMREERMALARRMYQSIYQVLAKLPDDVMIYPAHGGGSLCGKNLSDQLSDTLGSQRTQNWALQEMSEDEFVKELLKDQPYVPYYFPFDVEVNRTGAASVPAAMEGIGLLTAADVPDGLTVVDTRPEASFKQGHLPGAINIQCGPKDKYETWLGSIVKPGEQYCIVVAEEATKTEVLARTARIGYETFVTGVVAGNDFAVTDIAKPVITAHPDESGAYYILDIRQAGEHVAQPLFKTSVNIPLVELKERAKDILTDKPVLVHCAGGYRSAIGASLLKKIRPDLKVFDLSTEISRYK; encoded by the coding sequence ATGGAAATAAAACAATTTTACGATGAGGCGCTCTCTCATGCATCTTATGCTGTATGGGAAGGGAAGGAGATGGTACTGATAGACCCTTCCAGAGACCCTTTGCCTTATTACCGCCATGCAGAGGCCTGCGGGGCGGAGATCACTCATGTGCTGGAAACGCATCCGCATGCGGACTTTGTGAGCTGCCACCTGCAGGTGCATAAGGAAAAAGGCGCAACAATACTGATCAATCCGATGGTAGAGCCGGATTATCCGTTTTCGCCCTTTAGTGATGGCGATGAGCTGAAGCTGGGAAAAAGTACGATCAAAGCTTTGCATACGCCGGGGCATTCGCCTGACAGCAACAGCTATCTGCTGCTGGATGCCGCCGGGAAATCCGTGGCTTTGTTCACGGGGGATTTCCTGTTCATCAATGATGTGGGTCGGCCGGACCTGCGGGAAGGCGCGGGCCGGATGCGGGAGGAAAGAATGGCGCTGGCACGCCGCATGTACCAGTCCATTTACCAGGTGCTGGCAAAGCTGCCCGATGATGTGATGATCTACCCGGCGCATGGCGGGGGCTCCCTGTGCGGGAAGAACCTCAGCGATCAGCTGTCGGACACACTGGGCAGTCAACGTACGCAAAACTGGGCCTTGCAGGAAATGAGCGAGGATGAATTTGTGAAGGAACTGCTGAAGGATCAGCCGTATGTACCGTATTATTTTCCGTTTGATGTGGAGGTGAACCGTACGGGCGCTGCTTCCGTTCCTGCGGCAATGGAGGGCATCGGGCTGCTGACGGCAGCGGATGTTCCGGACGGTTTGACGGTGGTGGATACCCGTCCCGAGGCATCGTTCAAGCAGGGGCATTTACCGGGCGCCATCAATATTCAGTGCGGACCGAAGGACAAGTATGAAACCTGGCTGGGCAGTATCGTCAAACCCGGAGAGCAGTACTGCATAGTGGTAGCGGAAGAAGCAACGAAGACGGAAGTACTGGCCCGCACGGCAAGGATAGGATATGAAACTTTTGTGACCGGTGTAGTGGCGGGAAATGACTTCGCCGTAACGGATATCGCTAAACCGGTGATCACCGCACACCCTGATGAATCAGGCGCGTATTACATACTGGATATCCGGCAGGCGGGAGAGCATGTTGCACAACCCCTGTTCAAAACGAGCGTGAACATTCCGCTGGTGGAATTAAAGGAGCGCGCCAAAGATATTCTGACCGACAAGCCGGTGCTGGTGCATTGCGCGGGCGGTTACCGTTCTGCAATAGGGGCCAGCCTGCTGAAAAAGATACGGCCTGATCTGAAGGTCTTTGATCTGAGCACGGAGATATCCCGTTACAAATGA